The genomic DNA GACCCCACGGTGCGCGAGATGGTGCTGCACCCGCTGGAGCGGCAGCCCACGCACCGAGAAGGCGGTGCGCAGCGCCAGATGGAACGGTCCGGTGTGCAGCACCTGTGCCAGTTCGGCCTCGGTGCGCTGCATGACGTGCCTCCAGTGAACGTTCACGGCACGGGACGGGGGGACCGCGCCGGCGGGAGCGGGACGGCAGGTGGCCGGGGGCGGAACCGTTCACGTACGCCGCCACACCTTCACACCGCGCTGTTCCCCCGCATTGAAGCGTGTTGACCCGTTCCCGACAACGGTTGATGCTCCTTGCACGGTGACGGCACAGGCCTCGAACGGTGACGGTGCCCGCCGGCCCCGTGCTCCGGGGCGCGCTCCCCCACCCCGCACCCCGGAGCACGGCATCACTCCGGGGGACACCGCACTGTCACCGCCCGCAAGTAGGGTGGGCACCATGGCAGACCCCTCCAGCTACCGCCCCAAGCCGGGACAGATCCCCGACTCCCCGGGGGTCTACAAATTCCGCGACGAGCACCGCCGGGTGATCTACGTCGGGAAGGCGAAGAGCCTGCGCCAGCGCCTGGCCAACTACTTCCAGGACCTGGCAGGTCTTCACCCGCGCACCCGCACGATGGTCACCACGGCCGCCTCCGTCGAGTGGACCGTCGTCGCCACCGAGGTCGAGGCGCTGCAGCTGGAGTACTCCTGGATCAAGGAGTTCGACCCCCGGTTCAACGTCAAGTACCGCGACGACAAGAGCTATCCGTATCTCGCGGTCACGCTGAACGAGGAGTACCCGCGCGTCCAGGTCATGCGCGGCGCGAAGAAGAAGGGCGTGCGCTACTTCGGTCCGTACGGGCACGCCTGGGCGATCCGCGAGACGGTCGACCTGATGCTCCGGGTCTTTCCCGTCCGTACGTGCTCCGCCGGTGTCTTCAAGAACGCGACGCGGACCGGCCGCCCCTGCCTCCTCGGCTACATCGGCAAGTGCTCGGCGCCCTGCGTCGGCCGGGTCACCCCCGAGGAGCACCGGGAATTGGCGGACGACTTCTGCGACTTCATGGCCGGCCGCACGGGTACGTACATCCGTCGGCTGGAGAAGGACATGATGGCGGCGGCCGAAGAGATGGAGTACGAGCGGGCGGCCCGGCTCCGCGACGACGTGGAGGCCCTCAAGCGCGCCATGGAGAAGAGCGCCGTCGTCCTCGCCGACGCGACCGACGCCGACCTGATCGCGGTCGCCGAGGACGAGCTCGAGGCCGCCGTGCAGATATTCCACGTCCGCGGCGGCCGGGTGCGCGGCCAGCGCGGCTGGGTCACCGACAAGGTCGAGGCGGTCGACACCTCGGGCCTGATCGAGCACGCCCTGCAGCAGCTGTACGGGGAGGAGACAGGCGACTCCGTCCCCAAGGAGGTCCTCGTCCCGGCCCTTCCGGAGGACCCCGAAGCGGTCTCCCAGTGGCTCGCCGACCGCCGGGGCTCCCAGGTCAGCCTGCGCATCCCGCAGCGCGGCGACAAGAAGGACCTGATGGTGACGGTCCAGCGCAACGCCCAGCAGGCGCTGGGGCTGCACAAGACCAAGCGCGCCTCCGATCTGACGACCCGGTCCCGCGCCCTGGAGGAGATCGCCGAGGCGCTCGGTCTCGATACGGCTCCGCTGCGCATCGAATGCTTCGACATCTCCCATCTCCAGGGCGACGACGTGGTGGCGTCCATGGTCGTCTTCGAGGACGGTCTGGCCCGCAAGAGCGAGTACCGCCGCTTCCAGATCAAGGGCTTCGAGGGGCAGGACGACGTCCGCTCGATGCACGAGGTGATCGGCCGCCGCTTCAGGCGCTACCTCCAGGAGAAGGAGCGGACGGGGGAGTGGGAGGAGAGCCCCGCGGTCTCCGGAGCCGTACCGGCCCCGGAGACCGCCGCCGCGGACGGCGACCCCTTCGACAACGAGCCCCGCGAGGACGACGGCCGCCCCAAGCGGTTCGCCTACCCGCCGCAGCTCGTCGTGGTGGACGGCGGCCAGCCGCAGGTCGCCGCGGCCAAGCGGGCGCTCGACGAGCTCGGGATCGACGACATCGCCGTCTGCGGCCTCGCCAAGCGCCTCGAAGAGGTGTGGCTGCCCGATGACGACGACCCCGTGGTCCTGCCCCGCTCCAGCGAGGGCCTATACCTCCTGCAGCGCGTCCGTGACGAGGCCCACCGCTTCGCCATCACCTATCAGCGTGCCAAGCGGGCCAAGCGCATCCGCTCCAGCCCCCTGGACGCGGTCTCCGGCCTCGGCGAGACCCGGAAACAGGCGTTGATCAAGCATTTCGGCTCCGTGAAGAAGCTGAAGCAGGCGACAATCGACGAGATCTGCGAGGTTCCGGGGATAGGCCGCAGGACGGCGGAATCAGTGGCTGTCGCCCTCGCCTCGACCACCCCGGCCGCACCCGCCGTGAATACGGCGACAGGAGAGATCATTGAAGAGGACGACGGGGGCAGCACGTCATGACTGAGCACGAACACGAGCAGGAACACGAACACGAGCCGGAGAGCGCGCACGACGGCACAGACCGCGCGCACGACAGCACGGACCGAGCAGACGGAGCAGGACACGTGAGTACGGGCACCACGACCGAGACGGGCGATGCCACCGCGGCCATCCCCGAGCTGGTGATCATCTCCGGCATGTCGGGCGCCGGACGATCCACCGCCGCCAAGTGTCTGGAGGACCTCGGCTGGTTCGTCGTCGACAACCTGCCGCCCGCCCTGATCCCCACCATGGTGGAGCTCGGCGCCCGGTCCCAGGGCAATGTGGCCCGGATCGCCGTCGTCGTCGACGTGCGCGGCCGTCGCTTCTTCGACAACCTGCGGGAGTCCCTCGCCGACCTCGCGGCCAGGCACGTCACCCGGCGGATCGTCTTCCTGGAGTCCTCCGACGACGCGCTGGTCCGCCGCTTCGAATCGGTCCGCCGGCCGCACCCCCTCCAGGGCGACGGCCGCATCGTGGACGGCATCGCCGCCGAGCGCGACCTGCTGCGCGAGCTGCGCGGCGACGCCGACCTGGTGATCGACACCTCCAGCCTCAACGTGCACGAGCTGCGCGCCAAGATGGACGCCCAGTTCGCCGGGGACGAGGAGCCGGAGCTGCGCGCCACGGTGATGTCGTTCGGCTTCAAGTACGGCCTGCCCGTGGACGCGGACCTGGTGGCCGACTGCCGCTTCCTGCCCAACCCGCACTGGGTCCCCGAGCTGCGCCCGTTCACCGGACTCAACGAGGAGGTCTCGGCGTACGTCTTCAACCAGCCGGGTGCCAAGGAGTTCCTCAACCAGTACACCGAGCTGCTCCAGCTGGTTGCCGCCGGCTACCGCCGTGAGGGCAAGCGCTACGTGACGATCGCCGTCGGCTGCACGGGCGGCAAGCACCGCTCCGTCGCGATGTCCGAGAAGCTGGCAGCCCGGCTCGCCGCCGAAGGGATCGAGACCGTCCTCGTCCACCGGGACATGGGGCGCGAGTGACCAGCCGCAATCTGCGCCTGCGGCGGCTGCGCAGAGCCACCTCCGCGCTCTCCGCCCGCAAGCGTGGCGCCCAGCCCAAGGTCGTCGCACTCGGCGGCGGCATGGGCCTGTCCGCCTCGCTCGCCGCGCTGCGCCGGATCACCGGCGATCTCACCGCCGTGGTCACCGTCGCCGACGACGGCGGCTCCAGCGGCCGGCTCCGTGAGGAGCTCGGCGTCCTGCCGCCCGGCGACCTCCGCAAGGCGCTCGCCGCGCTCTGCGGCGACGACGACTGGGGTCAGACCTGGGCACAGGTCATCCAGCACCGCTTCCAGTCCAAGGGCGATCTGCACGAGCACGCGGTCGGCAATCTGCTGATCGTCGCCCTCTGGGAGCAGCTCGGTGACCATGTCCAGGCCCTGGACCTGGTCGGCAAGCTCCTCGGCGCGCACGGGCGGGTGCTGCCCATGTCCGCCGTGCCGCTGGAGCTCCAGGCGCTCGTACGGGGCCACGATCCGGAGCGCCCGGACGCCGTGGACACGGTGCGCGGCCAGGCGACGGTGGCGCTGACCCCTGGTGAGGTGCAGTCCGTGCACCTCGTCCCGAACGACCCGCCGGCCGTCCCGGAGGCGGTCGAGGCGGTCCTCGACGCGGACTGGGTGGTGCTCGGCCCGGGATCCTGGTTCTCCTCGGTGATCCCGCATCTGCTCGTACCGGAACTGCTCGACGCGCTCGTCGCGACGAAGGCCCGTAAGGTCCTGTCGCTGAACCTGGCACCGCAGCCCGGCGAAACTGATGGCTTCTCTCCGCAGCGTCATTTGGAGGTTTTGGGACGACACGCCCCTAAACTCGCCCTGGACGTGGTGCTGGCCGACGAAGCCGCCGTGCCCGATCGCGAGTCCCTCGCCGATGCCGCCAAGCGGCTCGGCGCCGCGGTCGAGCTGGCGCCGGTGGCCTCACCCGACGGCGTTCCGATCCATGATCCGGAGCTGTTGGCTGCCGCGTACGACCGTATTTTTCGGATGCATGGAAGGATCGGCCCATGGCGATGACGCCAGCGGTGAAGGACGAAATCTCTCGGCTTCCCGTGACCCGGACCTGCTGCAGGAAGGCAGAGGTTTCGGCGATTCTTCGGTTCGCGGGCGGGCTGCACCTGGTGAGCGGCCGGATTGTGATCGAGGCGGAGCTGGACACCGCAATGGCGGCGCGTCGGCTGAAGCGGGACATTCTCGAAATTTTCGGGCACAGTTCGGAGCTGATCGTGATGGCCCCCGGCGGGCTGCGGCGCGGCTCCCGCTATGTCGTACGGGTGGTGGCGGGCGGCGATCAGCTGGCCCGCCAGACCGGGCTGGTGGACGGTCGCGGCCGCCCCATCCGTGGACTGCCGCCGCAGGTGGTCTCGGGGGCCACCTGCGACGCCGAGGCCGCCTGGCGCGGTGCCTTCCTGGCCCACGGCTCGCTCACCGAGCCGGGCCGCTCCTCCTCGCTGGAGGTGACCTGCCCGGGCCCGGAGGCGGCACTCGCACTGGTCGGGGCGGCCCGCAGGCTTTCCATCGCGGCGAAGGCCCGTGAGGTGCGTGGCGTGGACCGGGTCGTCGTCCGCGACGGCGACGCGATCGGCGCCCTCCTCACCCGGCTCGGCGCCCATGAGTCGGTGCTGGCCTGGGAGGAGCGGCGGATGCGCCGTGAGGTCCGGGCCACCGCCAACCGTCTCGCCAACTTCGACGACGCCAACCTGCGTCGCTCGGCGCGGGCCGCGGTGGCCGCAGGCGCCCGGGTGGGACGCGCCCTGGAGATCCTGGGCGAAGAGGTGCCCGAGCACCTTGCGGCGGCCGGACGGCTGCGCATGGAGCACAAGCAGGCCTCCCTGGAGGAGCTGGGTGCGCTCGCCGACCCGCCGCTGACCAAGGACGCGGTCGCCGGCCGGATCCGCCGGCTGCTCGCCATGGCCGACAAGCGGGCCCAGGACCTCGGCATCCCGGGGACGGAGTCCACGCTCAGCGAGGAGCTCGCCGACGGCCTAGTGGGCTGAGGTGAAACGGCGTCGAATCCCGGCCGACGGCGGAACGCGCTCCGCCCTCCGGGATGTTGACACTCCGTAATCGGCACCGCATGTGAGGCCGAGCAACCGGAGGCCCGTACTCCTACCGGGGAGTACGGGCCTTTGCGGCGCTTCCGGCCCCGCACGATGTCACTCCAGGGCCCACGGAGAGGTAGGGTCGGAGGCGGTCGGGGACATCCCATACAACTCGCCGGCGTCGAAACCCGGCGTACCTAACGAGGAGATCGGTTCGTGACGATCCGCGTAGGCATCAACGGCTTTGGCCGCATCGGTCGTAACTACTTCCGCGCGCTGCTGGAGCAGGGTGCGGACATCGAGATCGTGGCTGTCAACGACCTGGGTGACACTGCGACCACGGCCCACCTGCTGAAGTACGACACCATCCTGGGTCGTCTGAAGGCAGAGGTCAGCCACACCGCCGACAGCATCACCGTCGACGGCCACACCATCAAGGTGCTCTCCGAGCGCAACCCGGCCGACATCCCCTGGGGTGAGCTGGGCGTCGACATCGTCATCGAGTCGACCGGCATCTTCACGAAGAAGGCCGACGCCGAGAAGCACATCGCGGGCGGCGCCAAGAAGGTCCTCATCTCGGCTCCGGCCAAGGACGAGGACATCACCATCGTGATGGGCGTCAACGAGGAGAAGTACGACGCGGCCAACCACCACGTCATCTCCAACGCCTCCTGCACCACCAACTGCGTCGCGCCGATGGCGAAGGTCCTGGACGAGAACTTCGGCATCGTCAAGGGCCTCATGACGACGGTCCACGCGTACACGAACGACCAGCGCATCCTGGACTTCCCGCACTCCGACCTGCGTCGTGCCCGCGCCGCCGCGGAGAACATCATCCCGACCACGACCGGTGCCGCCAAGGCCACCGCTCTGGTGCTCCCGCAGCTCAGGGGCAAGCTCGACGGCATCGCGATGCGCGTCCCGGTCCCGACCGGCTCCGTCACCGACCTGGTCATCACGCTGGAGCGCGAGGTCACCCGCGACGAGGTCAACGCCGCGTTCCAGAAGGCCGCCGAGGAAGGCCCGCTCAAGGGCAAGCTCGTCTACACCCAGGACCCGATCGTGTCCTCGGACATCGTCTCGGACCCGGCTTCCTGCACCTTCGACTCCCTGCTGACCATGGCAGAGGGCACGCAGGTCAAGGTCATCGGCTGGTACGACAACGAGTGGGGCTACTCCAACCGCCTCGTCGACCTGACCGTCTTCGTCGGCAGCCAGCTCTGACCGTCGAATCGGCAGGCACCTCGATGTGAGCAAGGGGCTCGGACAGCGCAACGCAGCGCCGTTCGAGCCCCGTTGCATGCTTCAACGCCCTCCAAGGAGTCCAGCAAGATGAAGACGATCGACGAACTTCTCGCCGAAGGGGTCACCGGCAAGCGCGTATTCGTCCGCGCCGACCTCAACGTGCCGCTGAGCGGCACCACCATCACCGACGACGGCCGCATCCGCGCCGTCCAGCCGACCGTGGAGAAGCTGGCCGCGGCCGGTGCCCGGGTCATCGTCGCCTCGCACCTGGGCCGCCCCAAGGGCGCCCCGGACCCGGCCTTCTCCCTGGCCCCCGCCGCCGCCCGCCTCGGCGAGCTGATCGGCGCCGATGTGGCCTTCGCGACCGACACGGTCGGCGAGTCCGCCCGCACCACGGTCGCCGCGCTCACCGACGGCAAGGTCGCCGTCATCGAGAATCTCCGCTTCAACCCCGGCGAGACGTCGAAGGACGACGCCGAGCGCGGCGCGTTCGCCGATCAGCTCGCCGAGCTCGCCGACGTGTACGTGGGCGACGGCTTCGGAGCCGTCCACCGCAAGCACGCCTCGGTCTTCGACCTCCCGGCCCGGCTGCCGCACGCCGCGGGCGACCTGATCGCCACCGAGGTCGGTGTCCTGAAGAAGCTCACCGAGGACGTCGCGCGCCCGTACGCCGTCGTGCTCGGCGGCTCCAAGGTCTCCGACAAGCTCGGCGTCATCGACCACCTCCTGGAGCGGGCCGACCGCATCCTCATCGGCGGGGGCATGGCGTACACCTTCCTCAAGGCCCAGGGCCACGAGGTCGGCAGCTCCCTCCTGCAGGAGGACCAGATCCCGGCGGTGCTGGAGTATCTGAAGCGGGCGGAGGAGAAGGGCGTGGAGTTCGTGCTCCCCGTCGACGTCGTGGTCTCCGAGCAGTTCCCCGACCTCAAGACCAAGGCCCCGAGCCGGCACACCACCGTGCCCGCGGATGCCATCCCGGCCGGTGTGATGGGTCTGGACAACGGCCCCGAGACCAACAAGCTGTACGCCTCGAAGCTCGCCGACGCCGTCACCGTCTTCTGGAACGGCCCGATGGGCGTCTTCGAGCACCCCGATTACGCCGAGGGCACCCGGGCGGTCGCCCAGGCCCTCGTCGACTCCGAGGGCTTCAGTGTCGTCGGCGGTGGCGACTCCGCCGCGGCCGTCCGCATCCTGGGCTTCGACGAGAACGCATTCGGCCACATCTCGACCGGTGGCGGCGCCAGCCTCGAATACCTCGAGGGCAAGACGCTTCCCGGCCTCGCCGCACTGGAGGACTGACCTTTCATGAGCACCCGTACCCCGCTGATGGCGGGCAACTGGAAGATGAACCTCAACCACCTCGAGGCCATCGCACACGTCCAGAAGCTCGCCTTCGCCCTGGCCGACAAGGACTACGACGCCGTCGAGGTCGCCGTCCTGCCGCCCTTCACCGACCTGCGCTCCGTGCAGACGCTGGTCGACGGCGACAAACTGAAGATCAAGTACGGCGCCCAGGACATCTCGGCGCACGACTCCGGCGCGTACACCGGCGAGATCTCCGGCCCCATGCTCGCCAAGCTGAAGTGCACCTATGTGGCCATCGGCCACTCCGAGCGCCGCCAGTACCACCACGAGACCGACGAGATCGTCAACGCCAAGATCAAGGCCGCGTACAAGAACGGCCTGACCCCGATCCTGTGCGTCGGCGAGGAGGAGTCGGTCCGCGAGGCGGGCCGCCACGTCGAGCACACGCTCGCGCAGGTCGACGGCGCGCTCAAGGAGATTCCGGCCGAGCAGGCCGAGTCCATCGTGATCGCGTACGAGCCGGTCTGGGCCATCGGGACCGGCAAGGTCTGCGGCGCCGACGACGCCCAGGAGGTCTGCGGGGCCATCCGCGGCCGGCTCGCCGAGCTGTACTCCCAGGAGCTGGCCGACGCGGTCCGCATCCAGTACGGCGGCTCGGTGAAGTCGGGGAATGTCGCGGAGATCATGGCGAAGCCCGACATCGACGGTGCCCTGATCGGTGGCGCCGCTCTCGACGCGGACGAATTCGTCAAGATCGTCCGCTTCCGCGACCAGTGAGTATGCGGTAGCGCGGATCCGTCGTACCCTTGCGGGGGCCGAGGAGGTACGTCCTCCCGGCCCCCGTTGTCCGTCAGATCCGTTAGAGCAGTCCAAGGGAATTCCGGAAAGTAGGGACCAGCCGTGGTTATGGGGTTCTCGATCGCCCTGATCGTCTTCAGCCTGCTGCTGATGCTGCTGGTGCTGATGCACAAGGGAAAGGGCGGCGGCCTCTCCGACATGTTCGGTGGCGGTATGCAGTCGTCCGTCGGTGGCTCGTCGGTCGCCGAGCGAAACCTCGACCGGATCACCGTGGTGGTCGGTCTGGGATGGTTCGCGTGCATTATTGTGCTTGGTCTGCTGATGAAGCTGGACAACTGACCCGTCGTCCGCGATTCCTGGTGAGGGTGTAACTCCTTTCACTGGACGCGCGTTGGGCCTTACGTAGACTGGGGCATCTTCGAGCACCATCACGCAGGGAGTTACGACCGTGGCAAGTGGCAACGCGATCCGGGGAAGCCGGGTCGGAGCGGGGCCGATGGGGGAGGCCGAGCGGGGCGAGTCCGCGCCGCGCCTCCGCATCTCCTTCTGGTGCTCGAACGGGCACGAGACGCAGCCGAGCTTCGCCAGTGACGCGCAGACACCGGAGACTTGGGACTGCCCGCGCTGTGGTTTCCCGGCGGGACAGGACCGGGACAACCCGCCGGACCCGCCGCGCACCGAACCGTACAAGACGCACCTCGCGTATGTACGTGAGCGGCGCAGCGATGCGGACGGCGAGGCCATCCTCGCCGAGGCCCTCGCAAAACTCCGGGGCGAAATCTAAGAGTTGTTCACCGGCCGGTCACCCCCAGGGTGCCCGGCCGGAGTGCATTTGTCGGCGTCGCAGCTCTCTGTCGCCTCGTCCACCCCTCTGATCAATTAAGTTGGAGGGGCAGCGGGGCATGTGCAGGCACGAGAAGAAGTGGGCTGATATCCGGGATGAACGCACAAAGCCGAACCAAGCTGAATCAGACGCCCGAATGGACCGCTCTCGGCAAGCACCGTGAGCAGCTCGGCCAGACCCATCTGCGGCAGCTGTTCGCGGACGATCCCGAGCGCGGCACCGGATATACCCTCCGGGTGGGCGATCTGTATCTCGACTACTCCAAGCACCTGGTCACCGACGAGACGCTCCGGCTGCTGCGCGAGCTCGCCGACGCCACCGGTGTCGCCGGGCTGCGGGACGCCATGTTCCGCGGCGAAAAGATCAACACCACCGAGGACCGTGCCGTCCTGCACACCGCGCTGCGCGCCCCGCGCGACGCGGTCATCGAGGTCGACGGCGAGAACGTGGTGCCCGCCGTGCACGCCGTGCTCGACAAGATGGCGGCTTTCGCCGACCGCATCAGGTCGGGGGAGTGGACCGGTCACACGGGCAAGCGGATCAAGAACGTCGTCAACATCGGCATCGGCGGTTCCGACCTCGGTCCCGCCATGGCGTACGAGGTGCTGCGCTCCTTCACGGACCGCTCGCTCACCGTCCGCTTCGTGTCCAACGTCGACGGCGCCGACCTGCACGAGGCCGTCCGTGACCTCGACCCGGCCGAGACGCTCTTCATCATCGCGTCGAAGACGTTCACCACGATCGAGACGATCACCAACGCCACCTCCGCCCGTAACTGGCTGCTGACCGGACTGCGCGCCGATCAGGACGCCGTCGCGAAGCACTTCGTGGCCCTGTCGACGAACGCCGAGAAGGTCGCGGAGTTCGGCATCGACACCGCCAACATGTTCGAGTTCTGGGACTGGGTAGGCGGCCGCTACTCGTACGACTCCGCGATCGGCCTCTCACTGATGATCGCCATCGGCCCGGACCGCTTCCGCGAGATGCTCGACGGGTTCCACCTCGTCGACGAGCACTTCCGCACCGCTCCGCCGGAGGCCAATGCCGCGCTGCTGCTCGGCCTGTTGGGTGTCTGGTACGGCGCGTTCTTCGATGCCCAGTCGCACGCCGTACTGCCGTACAGCCACTATCTGTCCAAGTTCACCGCCTACTTGCAGCAGCTGGACATGGAGTCCAACGGCAAGTCCGTGGACCGGGACGGCCACCCGGTCGAGTGGCAGACCGGTCCGGTCGTCTGGGGCACGCCCGGCACCAACGGGCAGCACGCCTACTACCAGCTGATCCACCAGGGCACCAAGGTCATCCCGGCCGACTTCATCGGCTTCGCCGAGCCGGTCGCCGACCTGCTGCCCGGGCTGGTCGCCCAGCACGATCTGCTGATGGCCAACTTCTTCGCCCAGACCCAGGCGCTCGCCTTCGGCAAGACGCCGGACGAGGTCCGAGCGGAGGGCGTGGCCGAGGAGCTCGTGCCGCACAAGACGTTCCGGGGGAACCACCCCACGACCACGATCCTGGCCGACCGGCTGACGCCGTCCGTCCTCGGCCAGCTGATCGCACTGTACGAGCACAAGGTCTTCGTCCAGGGTGCCGTCTGGAACATCGACTCGTTCGACCAGTGGGGCGTCGAGCTCGGCAAGGTCCTCGCCAAGAAGATCGAACCGGTGCTGACCGGGACGGCGGGATCGGCCGCGGCGGAGGGTGGCGAGCAGCTGGACAGCTCCACCGCCGCGCTGGTCGCCGCGTACCGCACGCGCAGGGGTCGCTGAGCCGGGGACGGCCCCGGGGGAGAGGGCGGGGCGGCTCCGGCCGCCGAACAGCACGCCGGACCGGAACGCCGTCGGCCGGTGGCGGCAGGGAGGCCGCCGACCGCGGCGGTCCTGGGCGTGGCGTGTGCCGTCCTCTTCCCCGTCAACGACTCGTACGAGGCCGCGCCCCCCGCACATCGGCCTCCCTCGTGAGGCCGTACCAGGGCCGCTGCAGGCCTTCCGGCGTGTACCCCGGCGGACTTGCCCGCCTCGGTCAGCCGTGCGTCGTGTCGATGACGCAGAATCGGTTGCCCTCGGTGTCCGCGAGCACCACGAAGTCCGGGTCCTGCGGATACAGAGGCCAGTCGACCCGGGCCGCCCCGAGCGTGAGCAGCCGCTCCACCTCGGCGTCCTGCTCCTCGGTGTACAGATCCAGATGGACCCGGGGGACCTCCTGCACGGGGGACTCGCTCAGCCCCAGGGACAGCCCGACGCCTTGCCCGTCGGCCGGCACCAGCACCACCCAGTCGTCCGTCGCCGGCTCGCGCTCCACATGACCGAGCGCCGCCGTCCAGAAGGCGGCCGCCCGGC from Streptomyces sp. NBC_01707 includes the following:
- the rapZ gene encoding RNase adapter RapZ, whose protein sequence is MTEHEHEQEHEHEPESAHDGTDRAHDSTDRADGAGHVSTGTTTETGDATAAIPELVIISGMSGAGRSTAAKCLEDLGWFVVDNLPPALIPTMVELGARSQGNVARIAVVVDVRGRRFFDNLRESLADLAARHVTRRIVFLESSDDALVRRFESVRRPHPLQGDGRIVDGIAAERDLLRELRGDADLVIDTSSLNVHELRAKMDAQFAGDEEPELRATVMSFGFKYGLPVDADLVADCRFLPNPHWVPELRPFTGLNEEVSAYVFNQPGAKEFLNQYTELLQLVAAGYRREGKRYVTIAVGCTGGKHRSVAMSEKLAARLAAEGIETVLVHRDMGRE
- the secG gene encoding preprotein translocase subunit SecG gives rise to the protein MGFSIALIVFSLLLMLLVLMHKGKGGGLSDMFGGGMQSSVGGSSVAERNLDRITVVVGLGWFACIIVLGLLMKLDN
- a CDS encoding RNA polymerase-binding protein RbpA — its product is MASGNAIRGSRVGAGPMGEAERGESAPRLRISFWCSNGHETQPSFASDAQTPETWDCPRCGFPAGQDRDNPPDPPRTEPYKTHLAYVRERRSDADGEAILAEALAKLRGEI
- the gap gene encoding type I glyceraldehyde-3-phosphate dehydrogenase, with protein sequence MTIRVGINGFGRIGRNYFRALLEQGADIEIVAVNDLGDTATTAHLLKYDTILGRLKAEVSHTADSITVDGHTIKVLSERNPADIPWGELGVDIVIESTGIFTKKADAEKHIAGGAKKVLISAPAKDEDITIVMGVNEEKYDAANHHVISNASCTTNCVAPMAKVLDENFGIVKGLMTTVHAYTNDQRILDFPHSDLRRARAAAENIIPTTTGAAKATALVLPQLRGKLDGIAMRVPVPTGSVTDLVITLEREVTRDEVNAAFQKAAEEGPLKGKLVYTQDPIVSSDIVSDPASCTFDSLLTMAEGTQVKVIGWYDNEWGYSNRLVDLTVFVGSQL
- the yvcK gene encoding uridine diphosphate-N-acetylglucosamine-binding protein YvcK → MTSRNLRLRRLRRATSALSARKRGAQPKVVALGGGMGLSASLAALRRITGDLTAVVTVADDGGSSGRLREELGVLPPGDLRKALAALCGDDDWGQTWAQVIQHRFQSKGDLHEHAVGNLLIVALWEQLGDHVQALDLVGKLLGAHGRVLPMSAVPLELQALVRGHDPERPDAVDTVRGQATVALTPGEVQSVHLVPNDPPAVPEAVEAVLDADWVVLGPGSWFSSVIPHLLVPELLDALVATKARKVLSLNLAPQPGETDGFSPQRHLEVLGRHAPKLALDVVLADEAAVPDRESLADAAKRLGAAVELAPVASPDGVPIHDPELLAAAYDRIFRMHGRIGPWR
- the uvrC gene encoding excinuclease ABC subunit UvrC produces the protein MADPSSYRPKPGQIPDSPGVYKFRDEHRRVIYVGKAKSLRQRLANYFQDLAGLHPRTRTMVTTAASVEWTVVATEVEALQLEYSWIKEFDPRFNVKYRDDKSYPYLAVTLNEEYPRVQVMRGAKKKGVRYFGPYGHAWAIRETVDLMLRVFPVRTCSAGVFKNATRTGRPCLLGYIGKCSAPCVGRVTPEEHRELADDFCDFMAGRTGTYIRRLEKDMMAAAEEMEYERAARLRDDVEALKRAMEKSAVVLADATDADLIAVAEDELEAAVQIFHVRGGRVRGQRGWVTDKVEAVDTSGLIEHALQQLYGEETGDSVPKEVLVPALPEDPEAVSQWLADRRGSQVSLRIPQRGDKKDLMVTVQRNAQQALGLHKTKRASDLTTRSRALEEIAEALGLDTAPLRIECFDISHLQGDDVVASMVVFEDGLARKSEYRRFQIKGFEGQDDVRSMHEVIGRRFRRYLQEKERTGEWEESPAVSGAVPAPETAAADGDPFDNEPREDDGRPKRFAYPPQLVVVDGGQPQVAAAKRALDELGIDDIAVCGLAKRLEEVWLPDDDDPVVLPRSSEGLYLLQRVRDEAHRFAITYQRAKRAKRIRSSPLDAVSGLGETRKQALIKHFGSVKKLKQATIDEICEVPGIGRRTAESVAVALASTTPAAPAVNTATGEIIEEDDGGSTS
- the whiA gene encoding DNA-binding protein WhiA; the protein is MAMTPAVKDEISRLPVTRTCCRKAEVSAILRFAGGLHLVSGRIVIEAELDTAMAARRLKRDILEIFGHSSELIVMAPGGLRRGSRYVVRVVAGGDQLARQTGLVDGRGRPIRGLPPQVVSGATCDAEAAWRGAFLAHGSLTEPGRSSSLEVTCPGPEAALALVGAARRLSIAAKAREVRGVDRVVVRDGDAIGALLTRLGAHESVLAWEERRMRREVRATANRLANFDDANLRRSARAAVAAGARVGRALEILGEEVPEHLAAAGRLRMEHKQASLEELGALADPPLTKDAVAGRIRRLLAMADKRAQDLGIPGTESTLSEELADGLVG
- the tpiA gene encoding triose-phosphate isomerase, which produces MSTRTPLMAGNWKMNLNHLEAIAHVQKLAFALADKDYDAVEVAVLPPFTDLRSVQTLVDGDKLKIKYGAQDISAHDSGAYTGEISGPMLAKLKCTYVAIGHSERRQYHHETDEIVNAKIKAAYKNGLTPILCVGEEESVREAGRHVEHTLAQVDGALKEIPAEQAESIVIAYEPVWAIGTGKVCGADDAQEVCGAIRGRLAELYSQELADAVRIQYGGSVKSGNVAEIMAKPDIDGALIGGAALDADEFVKIVRFRDQ
- the pgk gene encoding phosphoglycerate kinase, coding for MKTIDELLAEGVTGKRVFVRADLNVPLSGTTITDDGRIRAVQPTVEKLAAAGARVIVASHLGRPKGAPDPAFSLAPAAARLGELIGADVAFATDTVGESARTTVAALTDGKVAVIENLRFNPGETSKDDAERGAFADQLAELADVYVGDGFGAVHRKHASVFDLPARLPHAAGDLIATEVGVLKKLTEDVARPYAVVLGGSKVSDKLGVIDHLLERADRILIGGGMAYTFLKAQGHEVGSSLLQEDQIPAVLEYLKRAEEKGVEFVLPVDVVVSEQFPDLKTKAPSRHTTVPADAIPAGVMGLDNGPETNKLYASKLADAVTVFWNGPMGVFEHPDYAEGTRAVAQALVDSEGFSVVGGGDSAAAVRILGFDENAFGHISTGGGASLEYLEGKTLPGLAALED